The following proteins are encoded in a genomic region of Pyxicephalus adspersus chromosome 9, UCB_Pads_2.0, whole genome shotgun sequence:
- the C9H16orf87 gene encoding UPF0547 protein C16orf87 homolog isoform X1, which yields MSVARAKKVKMATKSCPQCDQQVPVACKSCPCGYIFISRKLLHARQTERVHPTSENRSDPKRRRTERIKRERINSTVSRDLENRRRSRSNSQSEAVRRGRGRPKTATSKKQEEEKAASGGFKETGIDRPSAGSSDESRSLRADRGSRRQQGMGEEKQEKEVDMYANLSDEKAFVFSVALAEINRKIINQRLIL from the exons ATGTCTGTGGCCAGAGCCAAGAAAGTGAAGATGGCCACCAAGTCCTGTCCGCAGTGCGACCAACAG GTTCCGGTGGCCTGCAAGTCCTGCCCCTGCGGATACATATTTATTAGCAGAAAACTTCTACACGCCAGACAGACAGAGCGGGTGCACCCCACGTCAG AAAACAGATCTGATCCTAAAAGAAGGCGGACAGAAAGAATAAAACGAGAGCGGATAAATTCGACGGTCAGCAGAGACCTGGAGAACAGGAGGCGGTCCCGATCCAATAGCCAGTCGGAAGCTGTACGCCGTGGCAGGGGCCGACCGAAGACGGCTACATCTAAGAAACAGGAAGAGGAAAAAG CAGCGTCGGGAGGCTTCAAGGAGACCGGAATTGACAGACCGTCGGCAGGGAGCAGCGACGAATCCAGATCATTGAGAGCAGACCGCGGGAGTAGGAGGCAGCAGGGGATGGGAGAAG aaaaaCAAGAGAAAGAAGTAGACATGTACGCCAACCTCTCCGACGAGAAAGCGTTTGTATTCTCCGTTGCACTAGCAGAAATTAACCGAAAAATCATCAATCAAAGGCTTATCTTGTGA
- the C9H16orf87 gene encoding UPF0547 protein C16orf87 homolog isoform X2 gives MSVARAKKVKMATKSCPQCDQQVPVACKSCPCGYIFISRKLLHARQTERVHPTSENRSDPKRRRTERIKRERINSTVSRDLENRRRSRSNSQSEAVRRGRGRPKTATSKKQEEEKASGGFKETGIDRPSAGSSDESRSLRADRGSRRQQGMGEEKQEKEVDMYANLSDEKAFVFSVALAEINRKIINQRLIL, from the exons ATGTCTGTGGCCAGAGCCAAGAAAGTGAAGATGGCCACCAAGTCCTGTCCGCAGTGCGACCAACAG GTTCCGGTGGCCTGCAAGTCCTGCCCCTGCGGATACATATTTATTAGCAGAAAACTTCTACACGCCAGACAGACAGAGCGGGTGCACCCCACGTCAG AAAACAGATCTGATCCTAAAAGAAGGCGGACAGAAAGAATAAAACGAGAGCGGATAAATTCGACGGTCAGCAGAGACCTGGAGAACAGGAGGCGGTCCCGATCCAATAGCCAGTCGGAAGCTGTACGCCGTGGCAGGGGCCGACCGAAGACGGCTACATCTAAGAAACAGGAAGAGGAAAAAG CGTCGGGAGGCTTCAAGGAGACCGGAATTGACAGACCGTCGGCAGGGAGCAGCGACGAATCCAGATCATTGAGAGCAGACCGCGGGAGTAGGAGGCAGCAGGGGATGGGAGAAG aaaaaCAAGAGAAAGAAGTAGACATGTACGCCAACCTCTCCGACGAGAAAGCGTTTGTATTCTCCGTTGCACTAGCAGAAATTAACCGAAAAATCATCAATCAAAGGCTTATCTTGTGA
- the C9H16orf87 gene encoding UPF0547 protein C16orf87 homolog isoform X3, with the protein MSVARAKKVKMATKSCPQCDQQVPVACKSCPCGYIFISRKLLHARQTERVHPTSENRSDPKRRRTERIKRERINSTVSRDLENRRRSRSNSQSEAVRRGRGRPKTATSKKQEEEKEKQEKEVDMYANLSDEKAFVFSVALAEINRKIINQRLIL; encoded by the exons ATGTCTGTGGCCAGAGCCAAGAAAGTGAAGATGGCCACCAAGTCCTGTCCGCAGTGCGACCAACAG GTTCCGGTGGCCTGCAAGTCCTGCCCCTGCGGATACATATTTATTAGCAGAAAACTTCTACACGCCAGACAGACAGAGCGGGTGCACCCCACGTCAG AAAACAGATCTGATCCTAAAAGAAGGCGGACAGAAAGAATAAAACGAGAGCGGATAAATTCGACGGTCAGCAGAGACCTGGAGAACAGGAGGCGGTCCCGATCCAATAGCCAGTCGGAAGCTGTACGCCGTGGCAGGGGCCGACCGAAGACGGCTACATCTAAGAAACAGGAAGAGGAAAAAG aaaaaCAAGAGAAAGAAGTAGACATGTACGCCAACCTCTCCGACGAGAAAGCGTTTGTATTCTCCGTTGCACTAGCAGAAATTAACCGAAAAATCATCAATCAAAGGCTTATCTTGTGA